One window of Balearica regulorum gibbericeps isolate bBalReg1 chromosome 10, bBalReg1.pri, whole genome shotgun sequence genomic DNA carries:
- the SHISA5 gene encoding protein shisa-5 isoform X4, with amino-acid sequence MGFGTLVAIGVTVCAVIVITIILCLTCSCCCLYKACRRPRPVVTATTSTTVVHAPYPQQGVPPNYPVAPYQGYQPVAIQPQPGMPVAPYPAQYPPPYPMQPSGPPAYHETVAAGAGAPYPVSQPPYNPAYVDPQKPTY; translated from the exons TTTTGGAACCCTTGTTGCGATTGGAGTTACTGTTTGTGCAGTGATTGTAATTACTATTATTCTGTGCCTCACCTGTTCATGTTGCTGCTTGTATAAAGCGTGTCGACGACCACGGC CTGTTGTGACCGCCACTACTTCCACTACGGTGGTTCACGCTCCCTATCCCCAACAGGGAGTGCCACCCAACTACCCAGTAGCCCCATATCAAGGTTATCAGCCTGTGGCTATCCAGCCCCAACCGGGAATGCCGGTAGCACCATACCCTGCTCAGTATCCTCCCCCTTACCCCATGCAGCCGTCAGGACCCCCAGCTTATCATGAAACGGTGGCAG ctggtgctggagcACCTTACCCAGTCAGCCAGCCCCCTTACAACCCTGCTTATGTGGATCCTCAGAAGCCCACCTATTGA